The following are from one region of the Hydrogenimonas sp. SS33 genome:
- a CDS encoding diguanylate cyclase: protein MPTEKDTPFDYSKAVEIAPRIWWVGRVLENDPFQCHVYLIENGEDSVLIDPGSKLTWPETRKKILSLMPLEKIRYIICHHQDPDITSAVGDLLEEIGTEGRRLVTHWRAAELLDHYGWGIDYYEVSSRDWVLHAGKRKLRFIFTPYMHFPGNFCTFDEESRILFSSDIFGAITERFALFADNAESYFRQMKPFHTHYMPAREIVNHGLNNIEKGSTDIEMIAPQHGSIIPREMVKPIMSKLRKLECGLFLEFGGTRNIEMMSEVNDILPRVFETAAYFDNFQADANRIIEIVNRVFPLKRIFALSLIDDDHFIRLDSESAIVRPCTRSKEEIKRNVAEVMEKRRRKFVTSDQVGCLEEQEAYPTYLFPLIGYEGDDVIGVGMFVFDRSMPTGGNVAELVGKFEKAIAIIARREIEVYRMEDEKRRVYKMAITDNLTGLYNRYYLEETGTREMAKSKRYEYPVSVLYMDIDHFKKINDTYGHDVGDLVLKRFAALISENLRESDTAYRLGGEEFLVLMPYTDEKRALESAERLRRIVRERGCVDIGHEHICFTFSAGITDTTEADHDISRLLKIADDKLYRAKESGRDRIVV, encoded by the coding sequence ATGCCGACAGAAAAAGATACCCCATTCGATTATTCCAAAGCGGTCGAGATCGCACCGCGCATATGGTGGGTAGGCCGGGTCCTGGAGAACGACCCGTTCCAGTGCCACGTCTACCTCATCGAAAACGGAGAGGATTCCGTATTGATCGACCCGGGTTCTAAACTGACCTGGCCGGAGACCCGGAAGAAGATTCTCTCCCTGATGCCTCTGGAAAAGATCCGCTACATCATCTGCCATCATCAGGACCCCGACATCACCAGTGCCGTAGGCGACCTGCTGGAAGAGATCGGCACCGAGGGGCGCCGGCTCGTCACCCACTGGCGGGCGGCGGAACTGCTGGACCACTACGGGTGGGGCATCGACTATTACGAAGTCTCTTCCCGTGACTGGGTCCTGCATGCGGGGAAGAGAAAACTGCGCTTCATCTTCACCCCCTACATGCACTTTCCGGGCAACTTCTGTACCTTCGACGAAGAGAGCCGCATTCTCTTCTCCAGCGACATCTTCGGGGCGATTACCGAAAGATTCGCCCTCTTCGCCGACAATGCGGAGAGCTATTTCCGGCAGATGAAGCCTTTCCACACCCACTATATGCCCGCGAGGGAGATCGTCAACCACGGGCTGAACAACATCGAAAAGGGGAGTACCGACATCGAGATGATCGCTCCCCAGCACGGCTCCATCATCCCCCGGGAGATGGTCAAACCGATCATGTCGAAACTGCGCAAACTGGAGTGCGGGCTGTTCCTCGAATTCGGAGGGACCCGCAACATCGAGATGATGAGTGAAGTCAACGACATTCTGCCAAGGGTCTTTGAAACGGCGGCCTACTTCGACAATTTCCAGGCCGATGCCAACAGAATCATCGAAATCGTCAACAGGGTCTTTCCGCTGAAGCGGATATTCGCACTCTCCCTGATCGACGATGACCACTTCATCCGCCTCGATTCCGAGAGCGCCATCGTGCGTCCCTGTACCCGAAGCAAAGAGGAGATCAAGCGCAATGTCGCCGAAGTCATGGAAAAACGGAGACGGAAGTTTGTAACGAGCGACCAGGTCGGATGCCTCGAAGAGCAGGAGGCCTACCCGACCTACCTTTTCCCTCTGATCGGCTACGAAGGAGACGATGTAATCGGTGTCGGGATGTTCGTGTTCGACCGATCGATGCCCACCGGCGGCAATGTGGCGGAGCTGGTCGGGAAGTTCGAAAAGGCGATCGCCATCATCGCCAGGCGGGAGATCGAAGTCTACCGGATGGAGGATGAGAAGCGACGGGTCTACAAGATGGCGATTACCGACAATCTCACGGGGCTCTACAACCGCTACTACCTTGAGGAGACGGGCACGAGGGAAATGGCGAAATCGAAGCGGTACGAATACCCGGTGTCGGTGCTCTATATGGATATCGACCATTTCAAAAAGATCAACGATACCTACGGCCACGATGTGGGAGACCTGGTTCTCAAACGTTTTGCGGCCCTGATCTCGGAAAACCTTAGAGAGAGCGACACGGCCTATCGCCTGGGGGGTGAGGAGTTTCTCGTTCTGATGCCCTATACGGATGAAAAGAGGGCCCTTGAATCGGCCGAACGGCTGAGGCGGATCGTCAGGGAGAGGGGGTGTGTCGACATCGGGCACGAACATATCTGTTTCACCTTCAGCGCGGGGATTACGGATACCACAGAGGCCGACCACGACATTTCGCGGCTGCTGAAAATTGCCGACGATAAACTCTACCGGGCCAAAGAGAGCGGCCGGGACAGGATCGTGGTATGA
- a CDS encoding cob(I)yrinic acid a,c-diamide adenosyltransferase has protein sequence MSLRKGQIQLYTGDGKGKTTAAVGQSLRAMGSGLEVLFVQFMKSVPSGEVEMLRRCGGDLVEILRKWDDSFIIGRASERQVALGEALWQETMEALQRRPRDLLVLDEICVAIHFGLVKEEAVAGFLETKPETLEVVLTGRDASPRLVEIAGLVTEMRKIKHYYDAGVEARRGIEY, from the coding sequence ATGAGTTTGCGAAAGGGGCAGATCCAGCTCTATACGGGAGACGGCAAAGGCAAGACCACGGCGGCGGTCGGGCAGTCCCTGCGGGCGATGGGCAGCGGGCTGGAGGTGCTCTTCGTGCAGTTCATGAAGAGCGTCCCCAGCGGCGAGGTGGAGATGCTGCGCCGGTGCGGGGGTGACTTGGTCGAAATCCTGCGCAAGTGGGACGACAGCTTCATCATCGGCAGGGCGAGCGAGAGGCAGGTGGCGCTGGGGGAAGCGTTGTGGCAGGAGACGATGGAGGCACTGCAGAGACGCCCCCGGGACCTGCTGGTGCTCGACGAGATCTGCGTCGCCATCCATTTCGGGCTGGTGAAGGAAGAGGCGGTGGCCGGTTTTCTGGAAACGAAGCCCGAGACCCTGGAGGTGGTGCTGACCGGACGGGATGCCTCGCCAAGGCTCGTGGAGATCGCCGGGCTCGTGACGGAGATGCGAAAGATCAAACACTACTACGATGCGGGTGTGGAAGCGAGGAGGGGGATTGAGTATTAA
- a CDS encoding thioredoxin domain-containing protein, protein MKKYSIPFFLIFAALLFADGPAKVRYTNHLAGESSPYLQQHAHNPVDWYPWGEEAFEKARREHKPIFLSIGYSTCHWCHVMERESFENPDIAELINRWFVPVKVDREEMPDLDSHFQRVYSLLHRRSGGWPLTLFLTEEGKPFFAATYIPADDGYGVRGLRTLLPTFGRLYHDNPRRIRKRAEAIDALMKRSTRVPPQKIDAGLKIADRAVEAMWKYYDKTYKGFWDRPKFPESSRIRLLLDIVRLDGNEKAETMALETLDAMQSNGLYDQVDGAFFRYCVDRAWIIPHFEKMLYTNAELIPLYVKAWEMTGRERFKTVVRETIAETNRRFRTKEGLYFGASDADSDGEEGGYFLYRYDDAYQRLKEAGFNDDEAREMLHFFGIEKNGTFDGDLSHARRTAKREPAGYEKAKAVLKAMRKGRTFPFIDKKIITAWNGMMVKALFVASRIDAAYAGEAESSYRALKSLMQKSDGSLYHQTLYGQSPSREGLLEDYAFMADAALEGYETTLKPDYLKDAKRWADLAIDKFHKGGGRWVLGLSDVTAWADISDRYYTSPLSKMVVNLGKLALLESDPSYEGLALRTLEARGKALLSHPDAYPEALRAYLQLRKGWVGIKSNRGNLLKHRREIASIDYPYILLETEETDGYVACNMRACFAFGKELETVAKAVEAED, encoded by the coding sequence ATGAAAAAATATAGTATCCCATTCTTCCTGATATTTGCCGCGCTGCTCTTCGCCGACGGGCCGGCGAAGGTGCGGTACACCAACCATCTGGCCGGGGAGTCCTCCCCCTATCTTCAGCAGCATGCCCACAACCCGGTCGATTGGTACCCCTGGGGCGAGGAGGCGTTCGAGAAGGCGCGGCGGGAGCACAAACCCATCTTCCTCTCCATCGGCTACAGCACCTGTCACTGGTGCCACGTCATGGAGCGTGAATCTTTCGAAAACCCCGACATCGCCGAACTGATCAACCGCTGGTTCGTCCCCGTCAAAGTGGACCGCGAGGAGATGCCGGACCTGGACAGCCACTTTCAGCGGGTCTACTCCCTCCTGCACCGGCGCAGCGGCGGGTGGCCCCTGACGCTCTTTCTGACCGAAGAGGGGAAGCCCTTTTTCGCGGCCACCTACATTCCCGCCGACGACGGCTACGGGGTGCGCGGGCTTCGGACACTGCTCCCCACTTTCGGGCGTCTCTACCATGACAACCCCCGGAGAATCCGCAAGCGGGCCGAGGCCATCGATGCGCTGATGAAGCGCAGTACCCGGGTGCCGCCCCAAAAGATCGACGCGGGGCTCAAGATCGCCGACAGGGCGGTGGAGGCGATGTGGAAATACTACGACAAAACCTACAAAGGGTTCTGGGACCGTCCCAAATTTCCAGAGAGCTCCCGCATCCGCCTACTGCTGGATATCGTCCGTCTCGACGGGAACGAAAAGGCGGAAACGATGGCCCTGGAGACGCTGGACGCGATGCAGAGCAACGGCCTCTACGACCAGGTTGACGGTGCCTTTTTCCGCTACTGTGTCGATAGGGCGTGGATCATCCCCCACTTCGAAAAGATGCTCTATACCAACGCGGAACTGATACCGCTCTATGTGAAGGCATGGGAGATGACCGGCAGGGAGCGGTTCAAAACGGTGGTACGGGAGACGATCGCCGAAACCAACCGCCGTTTCAGAACGAAAGAGGGGCTCTATTTCGGCGCCAGCGACGCCGACAGCGACGGTGAGGAGGGCGGCTATTTCCTCTACCGTTACGACGATGCCTACCAACGGCTGAAAGAGGCCGGCTTCAACGACGACGAGGCCCGGGAGATGCTCCACTTTTTCGGCATCGAAAAAAACGGCACCTTCGACGGGGATCTCTCCCATGCCAGGCGGACGGCGAAAAGGGAGCCGGCGGGCTACGAAAAGGCGAAAGCGGTCCTCAAAGCGATGCGCAAAGGCCGCACCTTCCCCTTCATCGACAAAAAGATCATTACCGCCTGGAACGGGATGATGGTCAAGGCGCTCTTTGTCGCCTCCCGTATCGACGCGGCCTATGCCGGGGAGGCGGAGAGCTCCTACCGTGCCCTCAAATCGCTGATGCAAAAGAGCGACGGTTCGCTCTATCACCAGACCCTCTACGGCCAGAGCCCCAGCCGGGAGGGGTTGCTGGAAGATTACGCCTTCATGGCCGACGCGGCGCTGGAAGGGTATGAAACGACCCTGAAACCGGACTATCTGAAAGATGCCAAACGGTGGGCCGACCTGGCGATCGACAAGTTTCACAAAGGCGGGGGGCGTTGGGTCCTGGGCCTCTCCGACGTGACGGCATGGGCGGACATCTCCGACCGCTACTACACCTCGCCCCTCTCGAAAATGGTGGTCAACCTCGGAAAACTGGCGCTTTTGGAGAGCGACCCCTCCTACGAAGGGCTGGCGCTGAGGACCCTGGAAGCCCGCGGGAAGGCGCTGCTCTCGCATCCGGACGCCTATCCCGAAGCCCTCCGGGCCTACCTGCAGCTTAGAAAAGGGTGGGTCGGCATCAAATCAAACCGGGGGAATCTCCTGAAACACCGCCGGGAAATCGCCTCCATCGACTACCCCTATATTCTGCTGGAAACGGAAGAGACGGATGGGTACGTCGCCTGCAACATGCGGGCCTGTTTCGCTTTCGGTAAAGAGCTGGAGACGGTGGCGAAGGCGGTAGAAGCGGAGGATTGA
- a CDS encoding methyl-accepting chemotaxis protein yields MNNPLSKLTIKGKMILLIVLPVIALLYFTLTELNHHFRFQHKVEQVRQLVHLSESLSRLVHETQKERGASAGYTGSRGKKFTEILPKQRELTDRRIKEYEATLQTIDLTQYPPALKSRIDALNADLARLPEMRRKITALQLPLKDVVGYFTKMNAKMLNIVALSSKLSPSEKITKDLVAYTSFLKSKERAGIERAVLSGTFAADKFSPGMYRKLIKLIAEQDAYMDDFLSFAPDRMVAFYKKEIQNPAFAKVQKMRDIAIAHAIEGGFDVNAEYWFKTITKKINVLKKIDDYIAAETEKDLNTFHDTAIIDTIIGIVVILIMLIVAGLSVKDLELRLNSLKGLITTIAQSKDLTTQIRVYEHDEFGSIREALRDFLKALHDFASHAQKSANENKAVSDKLDHTFDEITDNIKQEAAIVDEGAQEASNLKNKLLSSNTEAASTKENMLEANQSLQETISLVQNTIAQIEQNAVVENDLAQRLQQLSQDAEQVKEVLTVISDIADQTNLLALNAAIEAARAGEHGRGFAVVADEVRKLAERTQKSLADINATINIIVQAIMDSSTAMNRNIENVNRLTEDATRVESEIGTVSSKMTEAVGSVETTAQAIDEAAKIMEAFIQKMEEIKKLSETNKQSILSSDENVKRIGRLADEVLRQISQFKV; encoded by the coding sequence ATGAACAATCCGCTGTCGAAACTGACCATCAAGGGGAAGATGATCCTTCTCATCGTCCTCCCTGTTATCGCCCTGCTCTACTTCACGCTAACCGAGCTCAACCACCATTTCCGGTTTCAGCACAAAGTGGAACAGGTCCGACAGCTGGTCCATCTGAGCGAAAGCCTCAGCCGGCTGGTGCACGAAACCCAGAAGGAGCGGGGTGCCAGCGCAGGCTATACGGGAAGCAGGGGGAAAAAGTTCACCGAAATCCTTCCCAAGCAGAGAGAACTGACCGACCGGCGAATCAAAGAGTACGAAGCCACACTGCAAACGATCGATCTTACCCAATACCCTCCGGCATTAAAAAGCCGGATCGACGCCCTCAACGCCGACCTGGCCAGACTGCCGGAGATGCGGCGAAAAATCACGGCGCTGCAGCTCCCTTTGAAAGATGTCGTCGGCTACTTTACGAAGATGAACGCCAAAATGCTCAATATCGTCGCCCTCTCTTCCAAACTCTCGCCCAGCGAAAAGATTACCAAGGACCTGGTCGCCTACACCTCTTTCCTCAAATCCAAAGAGCGGGCGGGAATCGAGCGGGCGGTTCTGAGCGGCACTTTCGCCGCGGACAAATTTTCACCCGGCATGTACCGCAAGCTCATCAAGCTGATCGCCGAGCAGGATGCCTATATGGACGACTTCCTCTCCTTCGCGCCCGACAGAATGGTCGCTTTCTATAAAAAAGAGATCCAGAACCCCGCCTTCGCCAAAGTGCAGAAGATGCGCGACATCGCCATCGCCCATGCAATCGAAGGCGGTTTCGATGTCAATGCGGAGTACTGGTTCAAGACGATCACGAAAAAGATCAATGTCCTCAAAAAAATCGACGACTATATCGCGGCGGAGACCGAAAAAGACCTGAACACCTTCCATGACACCGCCATCATCGACACGATCATCGGGATTGTCGTCATACTCATCATGCTGATCGTCGCGGGGCTTTCGGTCAAGGACCTGGAACTGCGCCTCAACTCCCTCAAAGGGCTCATCACGACGATCGCCCAGAGCAAAGATCTGACGACCCAGATCCGGGTCTACGAACACGACGAATTCGGCAGCATCCGCGAAGCGTTGCGCGATTTCCTCAAAGCGCTCCACGACTTCGCCTCCCACGCCCAAAAAAGTGCCAATGAGAACAAAGCCGTCTCCGACAAGCTCGACCATACCTTCGACGAAATCACCGACAACATCAAGCAAGAGGCGGCCATCGTCGACGAGGGGGCGCAGGAGGCGAGCAACCTCAAGAACAAACTGCTCTCAAGCAACACTGAAGCGGCTTCCACGAAAGAGAATATGCTCGAAGCCAACCAGAGCCTTCAGGAGACGATCTCACTGGTCCAAAACACGATCGCCCAGATTGAACAGAATGCCGTCGTGGAGAACGACCTGGCGCAGCGGCTGCAGCAGCTCAGCCAGGATGCGGAGCAGGTCAAAGAGGTGCTGACCGTCATCAGCGACATCGCCGACCAGACCAACCTGCTGGCCCTCAACGCCGCCATCGAAGCGGCACGGGCGGGCGAGCACGGCCGCGGCTTCGCCGTCGTCGCCGACGAAGTGCGCAAACTGGCGGAGCGGACCCAGAAGAGCCTGGCGGACATCAACGCCACCATCAACATCATCGTCCAGGCGATCATGGACAGTTCGACGGCGATGAACCGGAACATCGAAAACGTCAACCGCCTCACCGAAGATGCCACCCGGGTCGAAAGCGAAATCGGCACCGTCTCCTCCAAAATGACCGAGGCGGTCGGCAGCGTCGAGACGACTGCCCAGGCGATCGACGAGGCGGCGAAGATCATGGAAGCCTTCATTCAGAAGATGGAAGAGATCAAAAAGCTCTCCGAAACCAACAAGCAGAGCATCCTCAGCAGCGACGAAAACGTCAAACGTATCGGCCGGCTCGCCGACGAAGTCCTGCGCCAGATCAGCCAGTTCAAAGTCTGA
- a CDS encoding M28 family peptidase gives MQRRVLEIFTEITRISRCSGETSEMQAYLLRFAEKCGYRAESDEAGNVMAYGKRAGVTLQSHYDMVCIGKAPEIETVVEDGWMRAEESSLGADNGMGVAMMLALMERNAAADFLFTNDEEIGLIGASKLALKIRTPYLLNLDSEELGKIYIGCAGGEDIYAGMPLERVPVSGGRWWRLRASAPGGHSGVNIADGIPNAITELCAAIAAEPTVKIASIEGGERINAIPRHAEALVSLPESATPLSGNSRVVFQEAEPPEGGRVCKGGRRIVEGLFGFAHGVRAWNRELGLPESSINLAQVKMEEGRLTVACSGRAMSNEELARLSDQTVAGWEALGYRCEREGKYPAWKPQKGPFAKKVLILYRRYLPEASYAAIHAGLECAIFAEKFPRLQIASIGPTILDPHSDRERVDLASVETVMRVVEDLIADLSPV, from the coding sequence ATGCAGCGACGTGTACTGGAAATTTTTACCGAAATCACCAGGATCTCCCGTTGCAGCGGGGAGACATCCGAAATGCAAGCCTACCTGCTCCGGTTTGCCGAAAAGTGCGGCTACCGGGCCGAAAGCGATGAAGCCGGCAATGTCATGGCCTACGGCAAGAGAGCCGGGGTGACCCTGCAGTCGCACTACGACATGGTCTGCATCGGGAAGGCGCCGGAGATCGAGACGGTGGTGGAGGATGGCTGGATGCGGGCGGAGGAGAGCTCCCTCGGTGCGGACAACGGCATGGGCGTGGCGATGATGCTGGCCCTGATGGAGCGAAACGCCGCCGCCGACTTCCTCTTCACCAACGACGAAGAGATCGGCCTCATCGGCGCTTCGAAACTGGCGCTGAAGATCAGGACCCCCTATCTGCTCAACCTCGACAGCGAGGAGCTGGGGAAAATCTACATCGGATGCGCCGGCGGGGAAGATATCTATGCCGGGATGCCGCTGGAGCGGGTGCCGGTGTCCGGCGGCAGGTGGTGGCGGCTTCGCGCGTCGGCCCCGGGCGGCCATTCGGGGGTCAATATCGCCGACGGCATTCCCAACGCCATCACCGAACTCTGCGCGGCGATCGCGGCGGAACCTACCGTGAAGATCGCTTCGATCGAGGGGGGAGAGCGGATCAATGCCATTCCCCGCCATGCCGAAGCCCTGGTCTCTCTGCCCGAAAGCGCGACACCTCTTTCAGGCAATTCCCGTGTCGTTTTCCAAGAGGCGGAACCGCCGGAAGGGGGGAGGGTATGCAAAGGGGGGCGCCGCATCGTCGAAGGGCTCTTCGGTTTCGCCCACGGCGTCAGGGCATGGAACCGTGAACTGGGCCTGCCCGAAAGCAGCATCAACCTGGCGCAGGTGAAGATGGAGGAGGGGCGGCTGACGGTGGCCTGTTCCGGCCGCGCCATGAGCAACGAGGAGCTGGCGCGGCTCAGCGACCAGACGGTGGCCGGATGGGAGGCGCTGGGATACCGTTGCGAAAGGGAGGGGAAATACCCCGCCTGGAAACCCCAAAAGGGGCCTTTTGCAAAAAAAGTGCTGATCCTCTACCGCCGCTATCTTCCCGAAGCGTCCTACGCCGCCATCCATGCCGGCCTGGAGTGCGCCATTTTCGCCGAGAAGTTTCCCCGCCTCCAGATCGCGTCCATCGGGCCGACGATCCTCGACCCCCATTCCGACAGGGAGCGTGTCGACCTTGCCTCGGTAGAGACCGTCATGCGGGTGGTGGAGGATCTCATTGCCGATTTATCGCCAGTTTAA
- a CDS encoding host attachment protein produces MKVGDIVIVADLGEMKIYRAEPRDLEAEAGLKPDNVKLDLIDAKDYVEAHWDLKDVVTDEPGRFKGGSQGRGNFTQESAGERHELQKHIEEEIIAAIANDINETVEKNNPPKWFLGLPETIYDRVMAKVKPAVQEKLFNSVRKDLVKTNKNDLVDIFKKKL; encoded by the coding sequence ATGAAAGTTGGAGATATCGTCATTGTCGCCGATCTGGGCGAAATGAAAATCTATAGAGCCGAACCCCGGGACCTGGAGGCCGAAGCGGGCCTGAAACCGGACAATGTGAAGCTCGACCTGATCGACGCCAAAGATTACGTGGAAGCCCACTGGGACCTGAAAGATGTGGTCACCGACGAGCCGGGCCGCTTCAAAGGGGGCAGCCAGGGACGCGGCAACTTCACCCAGGAAAGCGCGGGCGAGCGCCACGAGCTGCAGAAGCATATCGAAGAGGAGATTATCGCCGCCATCGCGAACGATATCAACGAAACGGTGGAGAAGAACAACCCTCCCAAATGGTTCCTCGGCCTGCCCGAAACCATCTACGACCGCGTGATGGCGAAAGTGAAACCGGCCGTGCAGGAGAAACTCTTCAACAGCGTCAGAAAAGACCTGGTCAAAACCAACAAGAACGACCTGGTCGACATTTTCAAGAAAAAGCTCTAA
- the nth gene encoding endonuclease III — translation MKLATKEEIEEIKRRLLEHYPAAETELHYRNAYELLVAIMLSAQCTDKRVNMITPALFEKYPDIPSLANADLDEVKALIKTCSFFNNKAKNLIKMAQMVMEEYGGEIPMDEKKLVKLPGVGQKTAHVFMIEYTHANLMAVDTHVFRVAHRLGLSDAKTVEGTEKDLVEKFKTDLNRIHQAMVLFGRYICTAKNPKCDTECFLTDLCKSRESFKAK, via the coding sequence ATGAAACTCGCCACGAAAGAAGAGATCGAGGAGATCAAGCGGCGGCTGCTGGAGCACTACCCGGCCGCGGAGACGGAGCTGCACTACCGCAACGCCTACGAGCTGCTGGTGGCCATTATGCTTTCGGCCCAGTGCACCGACAAGCGGGTCAATATGATCACCCCCGCCCTTTTCGAAAAATATCCCGACATCCCCTCCCTGGCCAACGCGGACCTGGACGAGGTGAAAGCGCTCATCAAAACCTGCTCCTTTTTCAACAACAAAGCCAAAAACCTGATCAAAATGGCCCAGATGGTCATGGAGGAGTATGGCGGCGAGATCCCGATGGATGAAAAGAAGCTGGTCAAACTGCCGGGCGTCGGCCAGAAGACCGCCCATGTCTTCATGATCGAGTACACCCACGCCAATCTGATGGCCGTGGACACCCATGTCTTCCGGGTCGCCCACCGCCTGGGGCTCAGCGACGCCAAGACGGTGGAGGGGACGGAGAAGGACCTGGTCGAGAAGTTCAAAACCGACCTCAACCGCATCCATCAGGCGATGGTACTGTTCGGCCGCTACATCTGCACGGCGAAAAACCCCAAATGCGACACGGAGTGTTTTCTGACGGACCTGTGCAAAAGCAGGGAGAGTTTCAAGGCGAAGTGA
- a CDS encoding YebC/PmpR family DNA-binding transcriptional regulator, with product MAGHNKWSKVKHIKAKEDAKKGKLFTKAVRDITTAAKAGGGDPDTNAALRLAIERARAVSMPAENIQRAIDKATGNLKGVNYEEVTYEGYGPGGVAIMVETMTDNRNRTVANVRHAFSKMGGSLGTSGSVAWMFEKKGVITVPRSEKDEEVMEAALENGASDIQEYDEVLVIESDPADFDNLLQAIEKTGVEILESSVGLVATNTIDVDDETAEKVEKLIDMLEEDDDVQNVYHNMA from the coding sequence ATGGCCGGTCATAACAAATGGTCGAAAGTCAAACACATCAAAGCGAAAGAGGATGCCAAGAAGGGCAAACTCTTCACCAAGGCGGTGCGGGACATCACCACCGCCGCCAAAGCGGGCGGCGGGGACCCCGACACCAACGCGGCGTTGCGCCTGGCTATCGAACGGGCCCGTGCCGTTTCGATGCCGGCGGAGAATATCCAGCGCGCCATCGACAAAGCCACCGGCAACCTCAAGGGGGTCAATTACGAAGAGGTGACCTACGAAGGGTACGGCCCCGGCGGCGTGGCGATCATGGTGGAGACGATGACGGACAACCGCAACCGGACCGTCGCCAATGTCCGCCACGCCTTCTCCAAGATGGGAGGCAGCCTGGGCACCAGCGGCAGCGTGGCGTGGATGTTCGAGAAAAAGGGTGTCATCACCGTTCCCCGCAGCGAAAAGGATGAAGAGGTGATGGAAGCGGCACTGGAAAACGGCGCCAGCGACATTCAGGAGTATGACGAGGTGCTGGTCATCGAGAGTGACCCCGCCGATTTCGACAACCTGCTGCAGGCGATCGAAAAGACCGGCGTCGAGATTCTGGAGAGTTCCGTGGGGCTGGTGGCGACCAATACGATCGACGTGGACGACGAAACCGCCGAAAAGGTGGAGAAACTGATCGATATGCTCGAAGAGGATGACGACGTCCAGAACGTCTACCACAACATGGCGTAA
- a CDS encoding peptidyl-prolyl cis-trans isomerase: MKKVLIACMGAAVLALAAPSSEVLAVVNGHKITEADVQNVLNAMGARASFTQLPKDVQKKVLDQVVQQELLQEHAIKSGIERTKEYKEALAKLKKKLALDIWMKKQLDSIKVSDAEAKKVYNEHKSAFKRPETVHARHILVKTEAEAKQIIAELNKTPKSKLKEKFIELAKSKSTGPSAVRGGDLGTFGRKQMVKPFSDAAFTLKAGQYTRQPVHTQFGYHVIYVEEKHPAQTVPFGEVKDRIKQNLKMEKFKEKVQKIAKQLEAKAKIKYNQ, encoded by the coding sequence ATGAAAAAAGTCTTAATCGCATGTATGGGCGCGGCCGTCCTCGCCCTCGCCGCTCCCTCTTCCGAAGTCCTCGCCGTCGTCAACGGCCACAAGATCACGGAGGCGGACGTTCAGAACGTGCTCAACGCGATGGGGGCACGGGCGAGTTTCACCCAGCTTCCCAAAGATGTACAGAAAAAGGTACTCGACCAGGTGGTTCAGCAGGAGCTGCTGCAGGAGCATGCCATCAAAAGCGGCATCGAGCGGACGAAAGAGTACAAAGAGGCACTGGCGAAGCTGAAGAAGAAACTGGCGCTCGATATCTGGATGAAAAAACAGCTCGACAGCATCAAAGTCAGCGACGCCGAAGCCAAAAAAGTCTACAACGAGCATAAAAGCGCCTTCAAACGGCCCGAAACGGTCCATGCGCGCCACATTCTGGTCAAAACCGAAGCGGAAGCGAAGCAGATCATCGCCGAACTGAACAAGACACCCAAAAGCAAGCTCAAAGAGAAGTTCATCGAACTGGCAAAGAGCAAATCGACCGGCCCCAGCGCCGTCCGCGGAGGCGACCTGGGAACCTTCGGACGCAAGCAGATGGTCAAACCCTTCAGCGATGCGGCTTTCACTCTCAAAGCGGGCCAGTACACCAGGCAGCCGGTCCATACGCAGTTTGGCTACCATGTCATCTACGTGGAGGAGAAACATCCCGCCCAGACGGTGCCTTTTGGCGAAGTGAAAGATCGTATCAAACAGAACCTCAAAATGGAAAAATTCAAAGAAAAGGTCCAGAAAATCGCCAAACAACTCGAAGCCAAAGCGAAAATCAAGTATAATCAATAA